The region attattcttttaatacattgctggattctgtttgttaatttatatgtgtatctccatttatttaatttatgtaatTAATGTATCTATGCATCTCAATTCATAAGATATGAATGTGTCACTTTCATTTTTGAGCTATTTTTGTCACATTTTTGTATCAGTGTTATGTTTCTTCCACAAAGTTAATGTGAACgcttttctaattttctctgCTTGAGTACTGCTTACACAGAGCTTTGGAATGAGCTGTCCTTCAGAGCTATGGCAGCACCCCCATGACATCCTCTGGCACCTTTGTGTGGGGGGGAAGGAgaatctttctttttgttttttttttttaatttttaaatttttggctgcattgggtcttcattgctgcatgcgggctttctctagttgcggtgagcgggggctactctgttgcggtgcgcgggcttctcattgcggtggcttctcttgttgcggagcatgggctctaggtgtgcgggcttcagtagttgcagcatgtgggctcagtagttgtggctcacggctctagagcacaggctcagtagttgtggcgcacgggcttagttgctccatggcatctgggatctttccggaccagggctcgaacccgtgtcccctgcattggcaggcagattcttaaccactgcaccaccagggaagtcctggagaaTCTTTCTTTGACAAAATTCTCAATTCTCTCTGTTCATGTATTCTTGCTCTTCTGGAATCCATTTAGGTAAATTCTGGTTTTTTGTGGcaaattatccatttcatctaggttttcaGTTTCTTTACACGGAATTGAGCTAAGTTGTatcttgtgatttttaaaatatctgtgtaTTTGTGATTGTTTCTCcccttatttcttattttgtgtatgttcttttcccatttaaagaTTAGGGTAGcttgcattttatatattttgtttttcattttttttcagtgaccctgatctttgatttatttattagttctcccatttaaaaaaataaattaatttctgcttttagctttattaattccttctttctgcttccttttttatttttctgctttctttttctggtttcttttgtaatgctttttctaacttcttgagtTGAATGTTTATTCTAATTAGTACGATAAGAATTTAAGACTGATTTCCTCTGAACATTGCTTCAGCTATATCCTATAGGTTCTtatagtgttttcattgttgttattttttacatatacagaaatttcagttttgatttcctttttgatccaGTAGTTGATAATAATGAGGTTTTCTCTAAATAATGGTATctctttattttctagttttgttATTAATCTCTAATTTCATTGCATTGTGATCAGGGAATGCTTTCTGTACcatttagtttcttttcttctgtaaatttattgagattttcttTATGACCTAATATGTGGTAAGGTTTTGGTGTATTTTATGGAatcttgaaaagaataaaaatcaaataggTCTTCCGTATTAATGATATTATTTAGGACTTCTGTAGCTTCATTTGGTTTTTGTCCTTTTGGTCTGTCACGGATTGACAAAAGTAGATTAAAGTCTCCTACAATAGATATGTTTCTGCTTCATCCTCATTGCTTTCCTTTATGCATATTGATGGTGAGTTCCAGAGTGGAATTAGGGAAATTAGTTGGGAAATGTTAGTAGTAGTTGgacaagagatgatggtggcttggaaaGAAAATGTTGGAGTTAAACCTTATGCAACTTGCCAATGGACCGAATGTAAGGTAAGGGAGAGATTAGAATCAAAGATGACTCTTAAGAAATGgccaggagggcttccctggtggcacagtggttaagaatccgcctgccaatgcaggggacacgggttcgagccctggtccgggaagatcccacatgccacggagcaactaagccctcaagccacaattactgagcctgagctctagagcctgtgagccacaactactgagcccgtgtgccacaactactgaagcccgcatgcctggagcccatgctccgcacaagagaagccactgcaatgagaggcctgcgcaccgcaaccaagagtgacccccgctcgccgcaactagagaaaagcccacgcgcagcaacgaagacccaacgcagccaaaaataaataaataaaattaattttaaaaaataagtaaagaaataaatgaacaggAGCCAAAATGGAAAAGGTTAGTGGAGGAACAGGTTTGGGGAAAGTCAAGAATTCTGTTttgcgtatggacaccaaggggggaaagtggtggggaggggtggtggtgggacgaactgggaggttgggattgacatatatacactaataggtataaaatagataactaataagaacctgctgtataaaaataaataaaatgaaattcaaaaattcaaaaaaattctgttttcgaCATATCATATTTGAGGTGCCTCTTTGCCATCCACATCAGGGTATTAAGTAAGTTGTTAGGCAGGGCTTTGGTCAGGACTGGAGGCAGAAATGTCCAAGTCAGCACAGCCGTGGGACAGGATGAGACTCCCTCAGGGATCTattcactctgcaggtttggaaggAGTTGATGTTTGCCTGTATTTTCTCTGTGAAGTGTGAATCAAGGTCACCATTTGAGAAATGGGGGTACGTATTGGCGTTTTGAGGACTGAGGACAAAATGTTATTttggaaaatggaaacacagacTCACTAGAAAGTTTGGAAGGACAGCTGACCAGTATGCAGTGTTGCTTTGGGACTTAAAGTCCTAACTTTAAAGGGAGGCCCGTTGGTATGATTTTGTGGCTCATTTTCAGCTGTCATTCTTGGGGAGTGGGTTGGTAATTGGGCTTAACCTGTGGTAGGGTTCTGCCGACAAATAATGGGGGCCGGGGGGCAAGAGATGCAAGGGGGCTTGCAAATGGGTGCTGATGCTCGTGGAGGACCACAGATTCTAAGAGGAGTGAGGAAGGAAGTGCAGCCATGAGAGGTATTGCAAACAGTGACCAAGTGGTAGGGCCACTGGGTCTGGAGTTACTGAAAAGGCCAAGGGATTGTTAGAGTGGGGTCAACAGGGTGAATGATCAGAATTACAGAAGGTGGTGAGGCTTGAAGCTAAGGTTTTAGAGGATGCAGTTCTTAGCAAGGGCAGGGACAGGGTGGCACAGATGAGGCAGATGCAAGAATGCATGGagtagggactcccctggtggcgaagtggttgggaatccgcctgctaatgcaggggacacgggttcaatccctggtctgggaagatcccacatgctgcggagcaactaagcccatgcgccacagctactgagcctgcgctctagagcccgcgagccacaactactgagcccatgcgccacaactactgaagcccgcgcgcctagagcccatgctcggcaacaagagaagccactgcattgagaagcccgcacactgcaacgaagagtagcccccgctcgctgcaactagagaaagcccgtgcacagcaacgtagacccaacgcagccaaaaataaatacataaaataaataaatttatttaaaaaaaaaaaaagaatggatggagTTGAGGAGGTCAGCAAACGGAGAGTCAAGAATGTCCAAAGGCTCATCCTTGTGTATGTTGATGTCCACACGGAGGTGTGGCCGTGATCTGGAACTGAGGGGCGTGGCAAAGAGGACAGTAGGGATGGCAACAGGAAGGGGTGTAGTTTGATGTCATGGTCTTCAAAGAAGCTGGGGTCTCAAAGGGAGGGGGAGTAGAAGCTATCTAGAAGTGTTAAGGGGCCAGGCCCTGAGGCACCTGGGTTGAAAGGAAGAAcagcctccttaggcaggtttctGTCAGGACAAAAGGGAAAGAACCCTTCAGAGGAGGTCAACCATGTTCCAGAAGGCAGAGTGAAAGGGTTAGGGAGGTCTGGGAAAGAGGTAAGATTGAACAAGTATTTACTGTCTGCCCCATGGCAGGCAGGGTGCTGGGCATGGAGGATGCCCTTGGGAACGAGCAGCAGGTCCCTGCCAAGTGCCCTGTGCCCTCCTTTGGATCTGGGCATCTTCTGAGATCAAGGACTGCGGCTTCATGGGCATCTCCCCACTGCACCGGGGCTAGGGGCACACACGGGGTGCTCAGAAAACGTCTGCTGCACTGACATAATGACACCTCACCCCCATTTATAGTGACCAAGCACCACTGCAGTCCTTTTCAAGCACCTAATCATCAATGTGACCCTCGAGGAGTGAGCTCAGGCGCGTTTGGGAAGGGGGCACGTGTGTGTGAGGGCATTTGGACTACCTCTCAAGCTGAGTGTTCTGTCTGCACCCCTAGTCATCCGCCTTTCCCTCTCCTGCGCCCTTGTCCTCCTAGACACCATCCGGAAGATGAAGAACGATTTCCGGAAGATGGAGGATGAGATGGACCGGTTGGCCACCAACATGGCAGTGATCACGGACTTCAGCGCGCGCATCAGCGCCACGCTGCAGGACCGCCACGAGCGCATCACCAAGCTGGCAGGTGCGGCCCGCCCCAGAGCTGGTGCTAAAGTGGGCCACCCCCAGGGCGTTGGCGCTAACACCACCTCCCCCTGTCCCCCAGGGGTCCACGCGCTGCTACGAAAGCTGCAGTTCCTCTTCGAGCTGCCCTCGCGCCTCACCAAGTGCGTGGAGCTGGGCGCCTACGGGCAGGCGGTGCGCTACCAAGGCCGCGCGCGGGCCGTGCTGCAGCAGTACCAGCACCTGCCCTCATTCCGCGCCATCCAGGACGACTGCCAGGTCATCACGGCCCGCCTGGCCCAGCAGCTACGGCAGCGCTTCAGGTGTGGGCTCTGGGCCCTCATGCCACACCCGCTGGTCTCCTGGGTCTGCCCCCCCACGCCCCGAATTCTGTCTTCTTGCCCTtcacctccctctcccttcccgcAGGGAGGGCGGCTCCGGCGCCCCGGAGCAAGCCGAGTGCGTGGAGCTGCTGCTGGCCCTGGGCGAGCCTGCGGAGGAGCTGTGCGAGGAGTTCCTGGCTCACGGCCGAGGGCggctggaggaggagctgaggaGCCTGGAGGCGGAGCTGGGGCCCTCCCCTCCGGCTCCCGACGTGCTAGAGTTCACTGACCGCGGCGGCAGCGGCTTCGTCGGGGGCCTCTGCCAGGTGGCGGCGGCCTACCAGGAGCTGTTTGCGGCCCAGGGCCCGGCGGGTGCCGAGAAGCTGGCAGCCTTTGCGCGGGAGCTGGGCAGCCGCTACTTCGCGCTGGTGGAGCGGCGGCTGGCTCAGGAGCAGGGTGGCAGTGACAACTCGCTGCTCGTGCGGGCGCTGGACCGCTTCCACCGGCGCCTGCGGGCGCCCGGGGCCCTGCTGGCCGCTGCCGGGCTGGCAGAGGCCGCCACGGGGATCGTGGAGCGAGTGGCCCGCGAGCGCCTGGGCCAGCACCTGCAGGGCCTGCAGTCGGCCTTCCTGGGCTGCCTGACGGACGTGCGGCAGGCGCTGGCCGCCCCTCGAGTTGCTGGGAAGGAAGGCCCCGGCCTGGCCGAGCTGCTGGCCAACGTGGCCAGCTCCACCCTGAGCCACATTAAGGCCTCGCTGGCCTCTGTGCACCTCTTCACTGCCAAGGAGGTGTCTTTCTCCAACAAGCCCTACTTCCGGGTATGATCTTTCCCTGGgcatcctttttctttccttttcagggCATTCTTTTGTTTATCTTGCATGCAGGTTGGCAGCTACCAGGGCACACAGTCCTTGCCCCAGGCAGTCTGGATGTGGTTTCAGGCTGCCTTGAGGAAGGCTGGCACAGCCTGGAGGGGTGGGGCAGGCTCTGAGGGCATCTGCAAGCAGGGTCCCCAGTGCTGGCTTTGCCCCCCTGCACTCCCTTCCCACAGCAGGGGAGCTGCTCGGGGGTTCTGGAATGCGGGGTGAAACTGTCCCTTGGAGAGAGGCCAGGGCACTTGAGTCCCAGTAGAAGGTCACTAGCAGCCTCTGCCTGGGAGGTTGGACCTGCTGTGTATCTGGGGCGCTCCTCCTCACAGGGCGAGTTCTGCAGCCAGGGTGTCCGTGAGAGCCTCATCGTGGGCTTCATCCGCTCCATGTGCCAGACAGCTCAGAACTTCTGTGATAGCCCCGGGGAGAAGGGGGGTGCCACGCCACCTGCCCTGCTCCTCCTGCTCTCCCGCCTCTGCCTGGACTACGAGACCGCCACCATCTCCTACATCCTCACCCTCACCGATGAACAGTTTCTGGTGCAGGTGAACTGCTAGCTCATAGCAGGGTGGGGGGGTGATGCTAGGAACACAGGAGGCTGGGCAGTGCCCTCATGGTCAGGGCTGCCTGTGCCCAACTCAGCCTGCCCCTTGCCCAACCTGTGCTCAGCTCCTGGTGGGCAGTGGCTGCAGAGCTGCCCCCAGTACCCACTGCCTGTCTGTCCTCTGCATCCCTGGCTCAGGACCAGTCTCCAGTGACACCTGTGAGCACACTGTGTGCGGAGGCCAGGGAGACGGCACGGCGGCTGCTAACCCACTATGTGAAGGTGCAGGGCCTGGTCATATCGCAGATGCTGCGCAAGAGTGTGGAGACACGGGACTGGCTCAGTACCCTGGAGCCTCGGAACGTGCGTGCTGTCATGAAGCGGGTGGTGGAGGACACGACAGCTATCGACGTGCAGGTGCTGCCCTGGGCTGGCCAGGGGAACTCTGATGTGGGCTGGGGGTGCTGGGGGAACAGCCCTCTGAGGATCATGACAGGAGGGGCCAGGCAGTGCCTGCATCTACGGCCTTCCTCCAGCCGTGGTGGCATCCTCACCCCCATTTCACCTcggaggaggaagctgaggcgcAGAGTCACCCAGGAAATCAGGTCAGGGTTGGCCCTGAAGATTTGGCCTCAGTACCAACTCTTATGTTCCACTTTTGCCCCACTGCACTGGTTCTGTAAATAGTGACTGGGTACCAACTAGGTACAGGCCCTAACTACCCTGTGGTTTTTATAACGGTTGTGATTCTTATAACAAATGAGTGTGTAACTTAGGGCATCCTTGGCCCTTGCCCAAGGCACCTGGTGGGCTGGATGTTCCCCATGCCCTGGCCTCCTTGCAGTTCCTCCTTCCACCACCAGGTGGGGCTCCTGTATGAGGAGGGTGTTCGCAAGGCCCAGAGCAGCGACTCTAGCAAGAGGACCTTCTCCGTTTACAGCAGCTCTCGGCAGCAGGGCCGTTATGCACCCAGCTACACACCCAGGTCTGGCTGGTCAGGGTAGGCGCAGGGAGAATGGAAAAAGGAGGATCGGGGTGCAGGGGTGGGCTCTGATTGCTTGTCTCCTCCCATTCAGTGCCCCAATGGACACCAACCTCTTGAGCAACATCCAGAAGCTGTTCTCTGAGCGTATTGACGTGTTCAGTCCTGTGGAGTTCAATAAGGTCCGAAGTCCACAGTGACCCTGCCTTCCCAGGGCCCCTTGGGAAGGTTGGCTGAAGCAGCCCCGCATTGGCCCAGGGAGCCCTAGGACTCTGACTCCCCCCCCGCAGTCTCTGTTTCTGAGGGATGTTTCTAGGAGTGAGTGGTCATCCAGAGCCCCACCATCACCATCTCATAGCCCTCTGCCCTGATCTTGGTGTGCCCTCAGCCCGCGTCTGGGTGATAATCTAGTATACCTCTTGGCCCTTGTCCTTATCCCCACCATAGCCCTGGGTCCTCCCCAGGGATTCCTAGTCACACCGTGGGCCCTGCCCCAACCCAGCCCGTGCTCAGGGACCTGATACTCTCCCTCCAACTTAGTAAgcttttcccctccccatgtcaatGCTGACCCCCATCTCTGCCTCAGGTTGCTGGGCCCTCCCTGTCTGCTCCCCTCCAGATGATGGGGCCAACCTTGTATTGTCCCTCCCTCTTACCTGGGTCCTGGGACTTTCCACCCCATCACAGCTACTGGCATTTTGCTGTCTCCTTGGCCCCTGCACAGAACGTGGGTGCCCTTCCTCGGGGATCTAGTACCCCTCCCCAACACCTGCTGTAATGGATCTGCACCCCTGTGTCCCTACCTGCAGGTGTCAGTGCTGACCGGCATCATCAAAATCAGCCTGAAGACACTGCTGGAGTGTGTGCGACTGCGCACCTTTGGGcgcttcgggctgcagcaggtgcAGGTGGACTGCCACTTCTTGCAGCTCTACCTGTGGCGCTTTGTGGCTGATGAGGAGCTTGTGCACCTGCTGCTGGACGAAGTGGTGGCCTCAGCTGCCCTGCGCTGCCCGGACCCAGTGCCCATGGAACCCAGTGTCGTCGAGGTCATCTGTGAGCGTGGCTAGGCCCGGTCACCCCAATCCGCTCATCCCCTGGTGTCCCGACCTGGTGTCCCGCCCTCGTGGCCCGCCCTCGTGGCCCTTCCCCTCGGGGCCTCAAGACCTGCCTAATAAAGACGTGTTGTCTCCTGCTCCTTGTCGCCTGCCTGGGCGGGGcttgggggggaggagggaggtggagcTGTGAGCCTGAGACTACAGAGGCGGCTTTGGAGGCGTTCCTTTTGGTCTCGCCCCTGAGAGACGATTGGCTGACCTGCTGGGCCCAGGATGGGCCGGGGGCGGGTCCATTTAAAGACCTCGGGACAAAAGCGGTCGCTGTCTGTGCTCCGTGCAGACAGGTGCAAGCCCAGCTGGGCTGGATCCTCCGCGTCACCGAGCCCATCtgctgggggatggggtgggctgTGTTTCCTTGACGGATTTTTGAGTGCCCCCAAGCCCCGGCGGAGCGGAGGAGACCATGGCCCCTCAGGGCTCCCAGGCCGAGCTGGAATTCGGAGGACCCCTGGGTaatggggcagagagagggggtaCTTGGGGCCAGAGCTATGCGAGGGAGAACTGGAGGGTTGAGCTAtgagcgggggtgggggcaggatctGAGGATGAAAGGCTTTGAGGGGTATCGGGAGTCAGAGGATCTAGGAGTTTGCGGGGGAGCGTCTGGAGAGGGGGCTGAGGAGGAACCAGGTCCGGCGGCTGCAGAGCAGGGGGTTTGTGGCATGGAGGACCGGGCGGACTAGGGGGAAGAGGAGCAGGATCCTCGAGGGGACCAAGACAGAAGTCAGAGAAGGGGGCCGAGGGCGGAGGCCGGGATGTGGAAGACGGCGACGGGAATGCTGAGGGGGCCGCCTGCGGGGGTCCGGGAGAGTTGGAGAGCGGACCCCCGCCGCGACTGCCCCCTTCCCCAGGCGCTGcggcgctgctgctgctgcttcccgCCACCATGTTCCACCTGCTGCTGGTAGCCCGCTCGGGCCCGGCGCGCCTCCTGGGTCCCCCCCCTTACCTGCCGGAACTCGAGGAGCTGTGGAGCCCGTGGGCGCTGTTGCTGTGTCTCACCTGGCTCGGCCTGCAGGCGGCGCTCTACCTCTTGCCGGCGCGCAAGGTGCGGACGCGGCTCGCGGACGCGCGGGGGAGGCGGGCGGAGAGAGGCGCTTGGCGAGAAGAAAGACACCCTCAACCCTTAGCACCCTTTTGTGCCCACAGGTGGCCGAGGGGCAGGAACTGAAGGACAAGAGTCGACTGCGCTACCCCATTAACGGTGCTTGGGGGCTGGGTTCTTGCGCGAAgttgtggggatgggggtggagccCCAGGCCCGGTGGGGAGGTCTATGGAGATGAGCCCGCGACCCCAATTTCTATTTTGTGCCTCTTGTACGCCCAGGACAGACGTAGGGGGTTCCACTggctccctccacacccctcctccctccactccCAGCATTGCTGCCACTCTATGCACCAGAGAAGTGGCTGGGGTGACCCTAACGGCTTGGGACAAGGTCTGCGACCTCCCTGGGCtttaggctgtgtgtgtgtgtgcgcgtgtgtatttgggggtggggcggagggggaggggcgcAATCCCCAGGTCTCACTGTGTGCTGTGGTTcaggcttccaggccctggtgctgACAGCCCTGTTGGTGGGCCTGGGGGTGTCAGCCGGGCTGCCCCTGAGCGCGCTCCCGGAAAtgctcctgcccttggcctttgCGGCCACCCTCACCGCCTTCATCTTCAGCCTCCTTCTCTATCTGAAGGCTCTGGtagcccctgcctctgccctggcaCCCGGGGGGAACTCAGGTGAGAGGAGTCCCAGTAGGGTGTGGATGCAGGCAGATGGGGGTGCTTGCTTGCACCTCACCCTCCCATTATTCTCCAGGCAATCCCATTTACGACTTTTTCCTGGGACGGGAGCTCAACCCGCGCATCTGTTCCTTTGACTTCAAATATTTCTGCGAACTGCGGCCTGGCCTCATCGGCTGGGTATGCTGGGCATGGCTAAGTGGGCCTCCAGccaggaggaggggtgggatgggtgaGCAGTGCCTGGGCTGCGCAGGGCCAATATTGTGCTGACATAAATCATtaatcattcattccacaaatatttgttgagtccaTCATGTGCCCAAGCACTGCTCTAAGTACTgggagacaaaagaaagaaaagttacaggaaagaaagaaaaaaatctctgtctTCATGAAGCCTACATTCTAgtgggaaagacagacaaaaaataagtaaaatatgtatCGCATGTCAGGGGACGCTAAGTGCTATGGGGAAAAAGTGAGGGAGTTAGGAGAGCAggtgcaattataaataaagcggTCAAGCGCAAAATCTATTTcgaggagaagagagagtgatCCTGTGCTGCTTGCTGGTCAAAGCGGTGCAGAACTTCAAACTGGTCACTGGGTTTAGCAACCTGTCACTGGTAGCCTTGAAAACAGGCCAACTGTGTTTTTTTGGTTATAATCACCCATACTGGACTGTGGTCAAGATTTCCTGAAGGGTTTCTTGAGCAAGGTCCCTGTCACCCTGGAAACTACCTCATCCAGAGACGGGAGGAGTGCTGGGCGCCCGTCACAGATCTGGTCTTCAAGGCTGTTTCCTCATCATGTG is a window of Eschrichtius robustus isolate mEscRob2 chromosome 11, mEscRob2.pri, whole genome shotgun sequence DNA encoding:
- the VPS51 gene encoding vacuolar protein sorting-associated protein 51 homolog isoform X1; translation: MAPGSTSSLAPAQPHAPWAALGAMAAAVAGRGPVSGPGDSPEGPEAEAPERRRKAHGMLKLYYGLSEVEAAGRPAGPDPLDPIDLNGAHFDPEVYLDKLRRECPLAQLMDSETDMVRQIRALDSDMQTLVYENYNKFISATDTIRKMKNDFRKMEDEMDRLATNMAVITDFSARISATLQDRHERITKLAGVHALLRKLQFLFELPSRLTKCVELGAYGQAVRYQGRARAVLQQYQHLPSFRAIQDDCQVITARLAQQLRQRFREGGSGAPEQAECVELLLALGEPAEELCEEFLAHGRGRLEEELRSLEAELGPSPPAPDVLEFTDRGGSGFVGGLCQVAAAYQELFAAQGPAGAEKLAAFARELGSRYFALVERRLAQEQGGSDNSLLVRALDRFHRRLRAPGALLAAAGLAEAATGIVERVARERLGQHLQGLQSAFLGCLTDVRQALAAPRVAGKEGPGLAELLANVASSTLSHIKASLASVHLFTAKEVSFSNKPYFRGEFCSQGVRESLIVGFIRSMCQTAQNFCDSPGEKGGATPPALLLLLSRLCLDYETATISYILTLTDEQFLVQDQSPVTPVSTLCAEARETARRLLTHYVKVQGLVISQMLRKSVETRDWLSTLEPRNVRAVMKRVVEDTTAIDVQVGLLYEEGVRKAQSSDSSKRTFSVYSSSRQQGRYAPSYTPSAPMDTNLLSNIQKLFSERIDVFSPVEFNKVSVLTGIIKISLKTLLECVRLRTFGRFGLQQVQVDCHFLQLYLWRFVADEELVHLLLDEVVASAALRCPDPVPMEPSVVEVICERG
- the VPS51 gene encoding vacuolar protein sorting-associated protein 51 homolog isoform X2, which encodes MKNDFRKMEDEMDRLATNMAVITDFSARISATLQDRHERITKLAGVHALLRKLQFLFELPSRLTKCVELGAYGQAVRYQGRARAVLQQYQHLPSFRAIQDDCQVITARLAQQLRQRFREGGSGAPEQAECVELLLALGEPAEELCEEFLAHGRGRLEEELRSLEAELGPSPPAPDVLEFTDRGGSGFVGGLCQVAAAYQELFAAQGPAGAEKLAAFARELGSRYFALVERRLAQEQGGSDNSLLVRALDRFHRRLRAPGALLAAAGLAEAATGIVERVARERLGQHLQGLQSAFLGCLTDVRQALAAPRVAGKEGPGLAELLANVASSTLSHIKASLASVHLFTAKEVSFSNKPYFRGEFCSQGVRESLIVGFIRSMCQTAQNFCDSPGEKGGATPPALLLLLSRLCLDYETATISYILTLTDEQFLVQDQSPVTPVSTLCAEARETARRLLTHYVKVQGLVISQMLRKSVETRDWLSTLEPRNVRAVMKRVVEDTTAIDVQVGLLYEEGVRKAQSSDSSKRTFSVYSSSRQQGRYAPSYTPSAPMDTNLLSNIQKLFSERIDVFSPVEFNKVSVLTGIIKISLKTLLECVRLRTFGRFGLQQVQVDCHFLQLYLWRFVADEELVHLLLDEVVASAALRCPDPVPMEPSVVEVICERG